From Saccharothrix espanaensis DSM 44229, the proteins below share one genomic window:
- a CDS encoding NAD-dependent epimerase/dehydratase family protein, protein MRLAVTGATGFVGGAVARAARALGWRVHGYGSRDWDIAVGPLADPPAVDAVVHAAAAVTDWGDGERIRRVCVDGTRHVAETFPGARLVHISTASVYDPFVPTVNAPESAGPVTRYLTDYAAAKAESERVLAGRPDTVVLRPHAVYGPGDPTLLPRVLGAIRGRNLVIVGDGQAPQSLTSIDNLVAATLSACTGRPGVYNIADAHPVVLQDALRDLLRERGSDVRIRHLPLRAAWHAAGVAEWVWRLVGAADPPRLTRYAISHLGYERTLDITAAREGLGYSPTGTSFAGAADW, encoded by the coding sequence ATGCGCCTGGCGGTCACCGGGGCGACCGGGTTCGTCGGCGGGGCGGTCGCCCGCGCCGCGCGGGCACTGGGGTGGCGCGTGCACGGGTACGGGTCGCGGGACTGGGACATCGCGGTCGGCCCGCTGGCCGACCCGCCGGCCGTGGACGCCGTGGTGCACGCGGCGGCGGCCGTCACCGACTGGGGCGACGGCGAGCGGATCCGGCGGGTGTGCGTGGACGGCACGCGGCACGTGGCCGAGACGTTCCCGGGCGCGCGGCTGGTGCACATCTCGACGGCGAGCGTGTACGACCCGTTCGTGCCGACGGTGAACGCGCCGGAGTCCGCCGGGCCCGTCACGCGCTACCTGACCGACTACGCGGCCGCCAAGGCGGAGTCGGAACGGGTCCTGGCCGGGCGGCCGGACACCGTGGTGCTGCGACCGCACGCCGTCTACGGGCCGGGCGACCCGACGCTGCTGCCCCGGGTGCTCGGCGCGATCCGGGGGCGGAACCTGGTGATCGTCGGCGACGGGCAGGCCCCGCAGTCGTTGACCTCCATCGACAACCTGGTCGCCGCGACGCTGTCGGCGTGCACCGGGCGGCCGGGCGTGTACAACATCGCCGACGCGCACCCCGTTGTCCTGCAAGACGCTCTGCGGGACCTGCTGCGCGAACGGGGCTCGGACGTGCGGATCCGCCACCTCCCGTTGCGCGCCGCGTGGCACGCGGCGGGCGTCGCCGAGTGGGTCTGGCGACTGGTAGGGGCAGCGGATCCGCCTCGGCTGACCCGGTACGCGATCAGCCACCTCGGCTACGAACGCACCCTGGACATCACGGCGGCCCGCGAGGGGCTGGGCTACTCCCCCACCGGCACGTCCTTCGCGGGCGCGGCGGACTGGTGA
- a CDS encoding class I adenylate-forming enzyme family protein, with product MPDDLLLEVLRAAREHGPRPALTDARGRTSTYRELSDRVLGTAHRLRAEGMRTGTRMLFSVRPGPDAIVLALGTVAAGGTVVFIDPGVGPELFASRFALADPGWAAAESLLYAASAPGPLRALARRRGVLLPNYGRLPLRHIRSGPWLPGVPVRAVSTRSLFRAVPGAVPPDPDPDQEAVVVFTSGTTATPKAVVHTRGSLGAALRTLATRCELGPDTRVHTDQMMLGLPALVAGAHWTMPPYGFAPSADPAAVAAGLAGATHTFLVPADLAVILDSGVALPGSLRQVLLGSAPVLPPLLKRAQRALPDVEFLAVYGMTEILPVAIATADEKIGHGGDLLGRPLPGVSARLAPDGELLVSGPNLCRGYLGEPPLTEHATGDLARWDDDRLVLTGRKKDMIIRGRTNVYPGLYEPAIADLPGVAGAVMVGVPDAIGDERIVLVLTALPGTSAGLAQRVRAALPDLIDASALPDEVVLVDELPLAGRLRKIDRTALRERFAR from the coding sequence GTGCCTGACGACCTGCTGCTGGAAGTCCTGCGCGCGGCGCGGGAGCACGGCCCACGACCGGCGTTGACCGACGCGCGCGGCCGGACGTCGACCTACCGGGAGCTGTCCGACCGGGTGCTGGGCACCGCGCACCGGTTGCGCGCCGAGGGCATGCGCACCGGCACGCGGATGCTGTTCTCGGTGCGTCCGGGCCCGGACGCGATCGTGCTGGCGCTGGGCACGGTGGCGGCGGGCGGCACGGTGGTGTTCATCGACCCCGGGGTGGGGCCGGAGCTGTTCGCGAGCCGGTTCGCCCTGGCTGATCCGGGGTGGGCGGCGGCCGAGTCGCTGCTGTACGCGGCGAGCGCGCCGGGACCGTTGCGGGCGCTCGCGCGCCGGCGGGGCGTGCTGCTGCCGAACTACGGGCGGCTTCCGCTGCGGCACATCAGGTCCGGCCCGTGGCTGCCGGGCGTGCCGGTGCGCGCGGTCTCCACCCGGAGCCTGTTCCGGGCGGTGCCCGGCGCGGTGCCGCCGGACCCGGACCCCGACCAGGAAGCGGTGGTGGTGTTCACCTCGGGCACGACCGCCACGCCCAAAGCCGTCGTGCACACGCGCGGTTCGCTCGGCGCGGCCCTGCGGACGTTGGCGACCCGGTGCGAACTGGGCCCGGACACGCGGGTGCACACCGATCAGATGATGTTGGGGCTGCCCGCGCTGGTGGCGGGCGCGCACTGGACGATGCCGCCGTACGGGTTCGCGCCGTCGGCCGATCCGGCCGCGGTGGCCGCCGGGCTCGCCGGGGCGACGCACACGTTCCTGGTGCCCGCCGACCTGGCGGTGATCCTGGACAGCGGGGTCGCGCTGCCGGGCTCGCTGCGGCAGGTGCTGCTCGGGTCGGCCCCGGTGCTGCCGCCGTTGCTCAAGCGGGCGCAGCGGGCCCTGCCGGACGTGGAGTTCCTGGCGGTGTACGGGATGACCGAGATCCTGCCGGTGGCGATCGCGACGGCGGACGAGAAGATCGGGCACGGCGGCGACCTGCTGGGCCGGCCGCTGCCGGGCGTGTCGGCGCGGCTCGCGCCGGACGGCGAACTGCTCGTGTCGGGCCCGAACCTGTGCCGGGGCTACCTGGGCGAGCCGCCGCTGACCGAGCACGCGACCGGCGACCTGGCCCGCTGGGACGACGACCGGCTGGTGCTGACCGGCCGGAAGAAGGACATGATCATCCGGGGCCGGACCAACGTCTACCCCGGCCTGTACGAACCCGCGATCGCCGACCTGCCCGGCGTGGCGGGCGCGGTCATGGTGGGGGTGCCCGACGCGATCGGCGACGAGCGGATCGTGCTCGTGCTGACCGCGCTACCGGGTACGAGCGCGGGCCTGGCCCAACGGGTGCGGGCCGCGCTGCCGGACCTGATCGACGCGAGCGCGCTGCCCGACGAGGTGGTCCTGGTGGACGAACTCCCGCTGGCGGGGCGGCTGCGCAAGATCGACCGGACCGCGCTGCGCGAGCGGTTCGCCCGCTGA
- a CDS encoding cytochrome P450, which produces MNWERRVQLAAHPVLYPLVRGAGRIGPVVRIPGVGVLVSDAALAKEVLTDPHRFTKTGPGSSADLWTPVVGPTVLLNMEGDVHTTLRRKLSGLFTTRSVAELCARVAEEPMKRLRDDLAAGRPVDLVTVVRHLVGAVICELVGLDPTEAVRAHAAGAAITSMVRLGRPTLTPEQVRRSRAALARLTRPAATAYAAGDPATVPGRMRELGLTEQEALGAVAAFVLTGTETLVSYVPRLVALLHDAGWLDRVAADRSRVDDVVAEALRVTVPSPVMLRSVTTGTSVGKVRVRAGDRVVIATISAAKGRHPFDPDRPHSPAVRQVWFGAGAHFCLGMPLANAEIRAVLNAVLDSAPLSIVDRKAARRVLLPGYERLVLRRA; this is translated from the coding sequence ATGAACTGGGAGCGCAGGGTCCAGCTGGCCGCGCACCCCGTGCTGTACCCGCTGGTGCGCGGGGCCGGCCGGATCGGGCCGGTGGTGCGCATCCCCGGGGTCGGGGTGCTGGTCAGCGATGCCGCGCTGGCCAAGGAAGTCCTCACCGACCCGCACCGGTTCACCAAGACCGGCCCCGGTTCCTCGGCAGACCTGTGGACGCCCGTGGTCGGCCCGACCGTGCTGCTGAACATGGAGGGCGACGTGCACACCACCTTGCGCCGCAAGCTTTCCGGGCTGTTCACCACGCGCAGCGTGGCCGAGCTGTGCGCGCGCGTCGCGGAAGAGCCGATGAAGCGCCTGCGGGACGACCTGGCGGCCGGGCGGCCGGTGGACCTCGTCACGGTCGTGCGGCACCTGGTCGGCGCGGTGATCTGCGAGCTGGTCGGGCTCGACCCGACCGAGGCGGTGCGCGCGCACGCGGCGGGCGCGGCGATCACGTCGATGGTCCGACTGGGCCGGCCCACGTTGACCCCGGAACAGGTCCGGCGCAGCAGGGCGGCGCTGGCGCGGCTCACCCGGCCGGCCGCGACGGCGTACGCGGCGGGTGACCCGGCGACCGTGCCGGGCCGGATGCGCGAACTGGGGCTGACCGAGCAGGAGGCGCTCGGCGCGGTGGCAGCGTTCGTGCTCACCGGGACCGAGACGCTGGTGTCGTACGTGCCGAGGCTGGTCGCGCTGCTGCACGACGCCGGCTGGCTGGACCGCGTGGCGGCGGACCGGAGCCGGGTGGACGACGTGGTCGCGGAGGCGTTGCGGGTGACGGTCCCGTCCCCGGTGATGCTGCGCAGCGTCACGACCGGCACTTCGGTGGGCAAGGTCCGGGTGCGGGCGGGCGACCGGGTCGTCATCGCCACGATCTCCGCCGCGAAGGGGCGGCACCCGTTCGACCCGGACCGACCGCACTCCCCCGCCGTGCGGCAGGTCTGGTTCGGTGCCGGCGCGCACTTCTGCCTGGGGATGCCGCTGGCGAACGCGGAGATCCGCGCGGTGCTGAACGCCGTCCTCGATTCCGCGCCACTGTCCATTGTAGATCGCAAGGCCGCACGCCGGGTACTGCTCCCCGGCTACGAGAGGCTGGTGCTGCGTCGTGCCTGA
- a CDS encoding glycosyltransferase family 2 protein, which translates to MSPLWVVVPAYNEERGITATLDALAAQTDQDFTLVVVDNGSTDSTVDVVRAYAAAHPALRLELVHEQEKGTGAAADTGMRHAIGRGAVWLARTDADCLPAPDWTARVKAAFDSGLRLVSGQLLPRLDEGLSAGTRWLLVAAVEVASVFGKFRAGNRDPRYRGPYVMTAGCNMAITAELYTVAGGFPRSKIEDVHEDRALVNAVRLHTYRYGLRRDVVVRGSSRRAKAWGLRRTLAWYADHRYRPAVVDIR; encoded by the coding sequence GTGAGCCCGCTCTGGGTCGTCGTGCCCGCGTACAACGAGGAACGCGGCATCACCGCCACGCTCGACGCGCTCGCCGCGCAGACCGACCAGGACTTCACGCTCGTCGTGGTGGACAACGGATCGACCGATTCCACAGTGGACGTCGTCCGGGCCTACGCCGCCGCGCACCCGGCCCTGCGGCTGGAGCTGGTGCACGAGCAGGAGAAGGGCACCGGGGCGGCGGCCGACACCGGGATGCGGCACGCGATCGGGCGGGGCGCGGTGTGGTTGGCGCGCACCGACGCCGACTGCCTGCCCGCGCCGGACTGGACCGCGCGGGTCAAGGCCGCGTTCGACTCCGGCCTGCGCCTGGTCTCGGGGCAGTTGTTGCCGCGCTTGGACGAAGGGCTCTCGGCCGGGACCCGGTGGCTGCTGGTGGCCGCCGTCGAGGTGGCGTCGGTGTTCGGGAAGTTCCGGGCCGGCAATCGCGATCCGCGCTATCGCGGGCCGTACGTGATGACGGCGGGCTGCAACATGGCGATCACCGCCGAGCTGTACACGGTGGCCGGCGGGTTCCCCCGGTCCAAGATCGAGGACGTGCACGAGGACCGCGCGCTGGTCAACGCGGTGCGCCTGCACACCTACCGGTACGGGCTCCGGCGGGACGTCGTGGTGCGCGGGTCGTCGCGGCGGGCGAAGGCGTGGGGGCTGCGCCGGACGTTGGCGTGGTACGCCGACCACCGGTACCGGCCCGCGGTGGTGGACATCCGATGA
- a CDS encoding 3-oxoacyl-ACP synthase III family protein, whose product MAVHLPEQQVSTTEVERRLAPFTPPAGLIHRLTGVESRHVMGEHEQASDLAVAAARKLLAETGTAAADVDLLLFASASQDMVEPATAHIVAAKLELRCPVMDVKNACNSVLNGIEVADALIASGRYRTVLVASGEAPSRAVRWQVGGLAEFLRAFPGYTLSDAGAALLLTRGEEGVLGCGFTADSSRWDVGTLPGGGSRYPRDPERTYFDMDGARLKDAFLGLGRGVLDSTLDRLGLTWDDFAVIGVHQVSLPYLDMFARQVGVPTDRLVITLPQHGNVASASLPLQLVTARQLGRCGPGDLVALVGLAGGVSLGLVVIRL is encoded by the coding sequence GTGGCGGTTCATCTGCCCGAGCAGCAGGTCAGCACGACCGAGGTGGAGCGGCGGTTGGCGCCGTTCACGCCGCCCGCGGGGCTCATCCACCGGTTGACCGGGGTCGAGTCGCGGCACGTCATGGGCGAGCACGAGCAGGCGTCCGACCTGGCGGTGGCGGCGGCGCGCAAGCTGTTGGCGGAGACCGGGACGGCGGCGGCCGACGTCGACCTGCTGCTGTTCGCCTCCGCCAGCCAGGACATGGTGGAGCCGGCGACGGCGCACATCGTGGCGGCGAAGCTGGAGCTGCGCTGCCCGGTGATGGACGTGAAGAACGCCTGCAACAGCGTGCTGAACGGGATCGAGGTCGCCGACGCGCTGATCGCCTCGGGCCGGTACCGCACGGTGCTCGTCGCCAGCGGCGAAGCGCCGTCGCGGGCGGTGCGGTGGCAGGTCGGCGGGCTCGCGGAGTTCCTGCGCGCGTTCCCCGGCTACACGCTGTCCGACGCGGGCGCGGCGCTGCTGCTCACCCGGGGTGAGGAGGGCGTGCTGGGCTGCGGGTTCACCGCCGACTCGTCGCGCTGGGACGTCGGCACGTTGCCGGGCGGCGGTTCGCGGTACCCGCGCGACCCGGAGCGCACCTACTTCGACATGGACGGGGCGCGCCTCAAGGACGCGTTCCTCGGCCTGGGCCGGGGCGTCCTGGACAGCACGCTGGACCGGCTCGGGTTGACCTGGGACGACTTCGCGGTGATCGGCGTGCACCAGGTCTCGCTGCCCTACCTGGACATGTTCGCCCGGCAGGTGGGTGTGCCGACCGACCGGCTGGTGATCACCCTGCCGCAGCACGGCAACGTCGCCTCGGCCAGCCTGCCGCTGCAACTGGTGACCGCGCGCCAGTTGGGCCGGTGCGGGCCCGGCGACCTGGTGGCGCTGGTCGGGTTGGCGGGCGGCGTCAGCCTCGGCCTGGTGGTGATCCGGCTGTGA
- a CDS encoding cytochrome P450 yields MTSTSGVPPFPMPRAPGCPFDPPPALRELQREGPLAKVELWDGSTPWLVTRYADQRAVLADQRVSALMTDPRYPRQAPGLGGALSFVGLDDPEHARLRRMLTAVFTVRNVEAMRPAVQRIVDEAVDALSAGPRPVDLVEAFALPVPSRVICALLGVPYADHDLFQRNTRVIANRGSTGEQRQAALGALAEYLGGLVAAKVGRPGDDVVSRLGERVEAGELTLRQATDMAVLLLVAGHETTANMIALSTVLLLRDPEQLALLRDSDDPAVASRAVDEMLRYLTITHSGRRRFAAQDIEVAGQVVRAGEGLVLPTDIANRDPAAFPDPDRLDITREARHHIAFGFGVHQCLGQPLARLELEVVYRTLYRRLPGLRLAGAFESIPFKHDAVVFGVYELPVTW; encoded by the coding sequence ATGACGAGCACGTCCGGAGTCCCGCCGTTCCCGATGCCGCGCGCGCCGGGCTGCCCGTTCGACCCGCCGCCCGCGCTGCGCGAACTCCAGCGGGAGGGTCCGCTGGCCAAGGTCGAGCTGTGGGACGGCAGCACGCCGTGGCTGGTGACCCGGTACGCCGACCAGCGCGCGGTGCTCGCCGACCAGCGGGTCAGCGCCCTGATGACCGATCCGCGCTACCCGAGGCAGGCACCGGGGCTCGGCGGGGCGTTGAGCTTCGTCGGGCTCGACGACCCCGAGCACGCCCGGTTGCGGCGGATGCTCACCGCCGTGTTCACCGTCCGCAACGTCGAGGCGATGCGGCCGGCGGTGCAGCGGATCGTGGACGAGGCCGTGGACGCGTTGTCGGCCGGGCCCCGGCCGGTCGACCTGGTGGAGGCGTTCGCGCTGCCGGTGCCCTCGCGGGTGATCTGCGCGCTGCTCGGCGTGCCGTACGCCGACCACGACCTGTTCCAGCGCAACACCCGGGTGATCGCGAACCGGGGTTCCACCGGCGAGCAGCGCCAGGCCGCGCTCGGTGCCCTGGCCGAGTACCTGGGCGGGTTGGTGGCGGCGAAGGTGGGCCGTCCCGGTGACGACGTGGTGTCCCGGCTGGGCGAGCGGGTCGAGGCGGGCGAGCTGACCCTCCGGCAGGCCACCGACATGGCCGTGCTGCTGCTCGTCGCGGGCCACGAGACGACCGCCAACATGATCGCGTTGAGCACCGTGCTGCTGCTGCGCGACCCGGAGCAGTTGGCGCTGTTGCGCGACTCGGACGATCCGGCCGTGGCGAGCCGCGCGGTGGACGAGATGCTGCGGTACCTCACCATCACCCACAGCGGGCGGCGGCGGTTCGCGGCGCAGGACATCGAGGTGGCCGGGCAGGTGGTGCGGGCGGGCGAGGGACTGGTGCTGCCCACCGACATCGCCAACCGCGACCCGGCCGCGTTCCCCGACCCGGACCGGTTGGACATCACCCGGGAGGCACGCCACCACATCGCGTTCGGGTTCGGCGTGCACCAGTGCCTGGGCCAGCCGCTGGCCCGGCTGGAGTTGGAGGTGGTGTACCGGACGCTGTACCGCAGGCTGCCCGGTCTGCGGCTGGCCGGTGCTTTCGAGTCCATCCCGTTCAAGCACGACGCGGTGGTGTTCGGGGTGTACGAGTTACCCGTGACGTGGTGA
- a CDS encoding NAD(P)/FAD-dependent oxidoreductase gives MSGPSSVLVVGASAAGLATVEALRRRGFTGGLTVLGDEQHPPYDRPPLSKQVLSGAWPADRARLRTAEALDALDARFVPGDAAVSLDVAARAVRTASGLVSTADAVVVATGARPRRLPADPGPCRVHVLRTMSDALALRADLLVAQRLVVVGDGVLGAEVAATACGLGVDVTLVGPQPAPLALQLGPLASGALAALHAERGVRLRLGVGVDRLVGDGVRLADGEVVPADVVVVAVGAVPNTEWLAGSGLVLDNGVVCDARCRAAQGVYAVGDVARWQHPTLGPLRLENRTNATEQAAVVAENVLGAQRTYAPVPYFWTDQFDARIQVHGVPAAATRVTLVEGDVEARRFVALYEREGAAVAVLGWNMPKQARQHRRQHLEEPPVAGA, from the coding sequence GTGAGCGGTCCCTCGTCGGTGCTGGTCGTCGGGGCGTCCGCGGCCGGTCTGGCGACGGTGGAGGCATTGCGGCGCAGAGGGTTCACCGGCGGGCTGACGGTGCTCGGCGACGAGCAGCACCCCCCTTACGACCGACCGCCGCTGTCCAAGCAGGTCCTGTCCGGCGCGTGGCCCGCCGACCGCGCCCGCCTGCGCACCGCCGAAGCGCTCGACGCGCTGGACGCCCGGTTCGTGCCCGGCGACGCGGCGGTGTCGCTGGACGTGGCGGCACGGGCGGTGCGCACGGCGTCCGGGCTGGTGTCGACGGCCGACGCCGTCGTGGTGGCGACCGGCGCACGGCCCCGGAGGTTGCCCGCCGACCCCGGCCCGTGCCGGGTGCACGTGCTGCGCACGATGTCGGACGCGCTGGCGTTGCGGGCGGATCTCCTGGTGGCGCAACGGCTCGTCGTGGTCGGTGACGGCGTGCTGGGCGCGGAGGTGGCGGCGACGGCGTGCGGCCTCGGGGTGGACGTCACGCTGGTCGGGCCCCAGCCCGCTCCCCTGGCGCTCCAGTTGGGCCCTCTCGCGTCCGGCGCGCTGGCGGCGCTGCACGCCGAACGCGGTGTGCGGTTGCGGCTCGGGGTCGGGGTGGACCGGCTGGTCGGCGACGGCGTGCGGCTCGCGGACGGCGAAGTCGTGCCGGCGGACGTGGTCGTGGTGGCCGTGGGGGCGGTGCCAAACACGGAGTGGTTGGCCGGCAGCGGCCTGGTGCTGGACAACGGCGTGGTGTGCGACGCGCGGTGCCGTGCGGCGCAGGGCGTCTACGCGGTCGGCGACGTCGCGCGGTGGCAGCACCCGACGCTGGGCCCGTTGCGGCTGGAGAACCGGACCAACGCCACCGAGCAGGCGGCCGTGGTCGCCGAGAACGTTCTTGGCGCGCAACGGACCTACGCGCCCGTGCCGTACTTCTGGACCGACCAGTTCGACGCCCGGATCCAGGTGCACGGCGTGCCGGCGGCGGCCACTCGGGTGACCCTGGTGGAAGGCGACGTCGAGGCGCGCCGGTTCGTGGCACTGTACGAACGGGAGGGCGCGGCGGTCGCCGTTCTCGGCTGGAACATGCCCAAGCAGGCTCGTCAGCACCGCCGGCAGCACCTGGAGGAGCCACCCGTCGCCGGGGCGTGA
- a CDS encoding ferredoxin produces MKITVDEDRCCGAGSCVLLAPEVFDQRDEDGVVLLLDPAPGADLHAAVTEAANVCPAGAIVLEQA; encoded by the coding sequence ATGAAGATCACCGTGGACGAGGACCGGTGCTGCGGCGCGGGGTCGTGCGTGCTGCTCGCGCCGGAGGTGTTCGACCAGCGCGACGAGGACGGCGTCGTCCTGCTGCTGGACCCGGCACCGGGCGCGGACCTGCACGCCGCCGTCACCGAGGCGGCGAACGTCTGCCCGGCCGGGGCGATCGTGCTGGAACAGGCGTGA
- a CDS encoding TetR family transcriptional regulator yields MVSVPADVDRTPRAGQVDATRRRILDTAERLFAEQGLRAVSHRRISAAAGQGNNAAVGYHFGAKADLVRAIVRRHALRMDDLRTGLVAAAGGSADLRTWVGCLVRPVTTHLAALGAPTWYARFGAQVATDPTFRHVLAEEALSTPGLRRVVDGLHRCLPDLPDEVRLERGDMVSALMVHVCAERERALADGTPQPSWEQTATGLVDAITGLLTAPAS; encoded by the coding sequence ATGGTGAGCGTGCCGGCCGACGTCGACCGGACCCCGCGGGCCGGGCAGGTCGACGCCACCCGCCGGCGGATCCTGGACACCGCCGAGCGGCTGTTCGCCGAGCAGGGCCTCCGCGCGGTGTCCCACCGCCGGATCAGCGCCGCCGCCGGGCAGGGCAACAACGCCGCCGTGGGCTACCACTTCGGCGCCAAGGCCGACCTGGTGCGCGCCATCGTGCGGCGGCACGCGCTGCGCATGGACGACCTGCGCACCGGGCTGGTCGCGGCGGCCGGCGGCTCGGCCGACCTGCGCACGTGGGTTGGCTGCCTGGTCCGCCCGGTCACCACCCACCTGGCCGCGCTGGGCGCCCCGACGTGGTACGCCCGGTTCGGCGCGCAGGTGGCCACCGATCCGACGTTCCGACACGTCCTGGCCGAGGAGGCGCTGTCCACGCCGGGACTGCGCCGCGTGGTGGACGGCCTGCACCGCTGCCTGCCGGACCTGCCCGACGAGGTGCGCCTGGAGCGCGGCGACATGGTCAGCGCCCTGATGGTGCACGTCTGCGCCGAGCGGGAACGCGCGTTGGCCGACGGCACGCCCCAGCCCTCGTGGGAGCAGACCGCGACGGGCCTGGTCGACGCCATCACCGGTTTGCTGACCGCGCCCGCTTCCTAA
- a CDS encoding cytochrome P450: MGSDEVLSYPIPNPTALEPPEVWERLRRERPAAPVTLPSGDRAVLITRYADVKQVLGDPRFSRQLDAPGAARITDSETGGVFNNELGSSVPTTGEGHRRWRQAVGRWFTAKRMSALRPEIEAMGDRLVDEMVAGGQPADLKAAFGFPLPVWVICHLLGVPAADRDRFSHWSDAMLNLSRYSEDELRTAQADFVGYLTAHVAAKRAQPRDDLLSTLVTEGAMTDAQLVATGLGLLVAGHETTANMIGKMVGMLLSDRSRWERLLDDPALVRTAVEEALRFDANPGIGLPRYLTEDTELSTGTLPAGTTVMCSMAAANRDETAFERSAEMDLERAPNAHLAFGVGAHSCLGQALARTELQVALEVLLRRLPGLALAVAPANLAPVHGLVVGGLSRVPVRW, translated from the coding sequence GTGGGGTCCGACGAGGTGCTGAGCTACCCGATCCCCAACCCGACCGCCCTGGAGCCGCCCGAGGTGTGGGAGCGGCTGCGCCGGGAGCGCCCGGCGGCCCCGGTCACGCTGCCCAGCGGTGACCGGGCGGTGCTGATCACCCGGTACGCCGACGTGAAGCAGGTGCTGGGCGATCCACGGTTCTCCCGGCAGCTCGACGCCCCGGGTGCCGCGCGGATCACCGACAGCGAGACCGGCGGCGTGTTCAACAACGAGCTGGGCTCCTCGGTCCCGACCACCGGGGAAGGGCACCGGCGGTGGCGGCAGGCGGTGGGCCGGTGGTTCACCGCCAAGCGGATGTCCGCGCTGCGCCCGGAGATCGAGGCGATGGGCGACCGGCTGGTGGACGAGATGGTGGCGGGCGGGCAGCCGGCCGACCTGAAGGCCGCCTTCGGCTTCCCGCTGCCGGTGTGGGTCATCTGCCACCTGCTGGGCGTTCCGGCGGCGGACCGCGACCGGTTCTCGCACTGGTCGGACGCGATGCTCAACCTCAGCCGGTACTCCGAGGACGAACTGCGCACGGCACAGGCGGACTTCGTCGGGTACCTGACCGCGCACGTCGCCGCCAAGCGCGCGCAGCCCCGTGACGACCTGCTCAGCACGTTGGTCACCGAGGGCGCGATGACCGACGCGCAGCTCGTGGCGACCGGGCTGGGGCTGCTGGTCGCCGGGCACGAGACCACGGCGAACATGATCGGCAAGATGGTCGGGATGCTGCTGTCCGACCGGTCCCGCTGGGAGCGGCTGCTCGACGACCCGGCGCTGGTGCGCACGGCGGTCGAGGAGGCGCTGCGGTTCGACGCCAACCCGGGGATCGGCCTGCCGAGGTACCTCACCGAGGACACCGAGCTGTCCACGGGGACGCTGCCGGCCGGCACGACGGTGATGTGCAGCATGGCCGCCGCCAACCGGGACGAGACGGCGTTCGAGCGGTCGGCCGAGATGGACCTGGAGCGCGCGCCGAACGCGCACCTGGCCTTCGGCGTGGGCGCGCACTCGTGCCTGGGGCAGGCGTTGGCGCGCACCGAGCTTCAGGTGGCGCTGGAGGTGCTGCTGCGCAGGCTGCCCGGTCTGGCGCTGGCCGTCGCGCCGGCGAACCTGGCCCCGGTGCACGGCCTGGTGGTCGGGGGACTGAGCAGGGTGCCGGTGCGATGGTGA